The genome window TTCTGAACATGATTCTAAAATAGAGCAAGTTGCCAAATTAATCATTCAAGATAACTTTCCTCTAGATGAACAAGACTCACAAAAACTTCAAAAATATCATGATTTTGTAAAGACAAAGTTTCACATGGAAGGCGACTCTGCAATAGAACTAGTTAATGAAGCGTTTTTGTATCTAAAATTAATAAATGCAAAAGACGTGGATCCGCTACAAGATGGTGATAAATTTGGGGCCGGTTTCAGTTAGTACTGATTTCCCAAGTTTTACTAAATGCAAAAAACACATAATATAAGAAAAGAAAATTAAAAAGGGCAAAATGGTTTATGGTTGAAAATAATTATGATATTTTAGGTGTAAAATACGGTGCTTCTGAGGGGGAAATCAGGGCGGCATTTAGAAAACTGGTCCTGGATCATCACTCTGACAGGGGAGGCGATGAAGAAAAAGTCAAAAAAATAATTCAGGCCTATGAAGACCTCAAAGTGGGAAAAACACACCCTGATACACAAGATGAGCAACTAAAGAAATCGCGCGTTTATTCTGGCGATTCTGATGAGGAAAGAAGAAAACGAAACCTGGTTCTTTCAGGAGATGTTGCACGTGAAATGAAAATTGCAGAGCAATGGGCAGCATTACTGAACCGTTCAGACCAAACGGGCTCTAAACTTTTTGGCTCAAAAGAATTAGGGGAAATTGAATTTGAACGAAAAAAGACAGGCGAGCTTTTCATAAAAGGCAGATTCTGGGCAGGACGCTTTACTTATGATGGGTCAATTGTGATGGCCGGTAGCATAACCAATCCTTATTTTTCTCAAGATGATGACAACAAGACACACATTACAGTAAAAAATGGAAATTTCACGTTACTTGATCCACTGCAAAATAATTTCCAAATCGAGCATGGGGCAAAAATTGTGGCGGAAAATGGCGACATTATTGTTGGAAACGTAATTGGGATAAAAGAAACACTTCAGGATCCTGAAGGTAGGGTTGGCCTCTATGTTACAAAAGAGCATTTCACAGAACTTAGCGCACCAAAAGGCAAAATCATCGCAGGTACTGCGAGGGAGACTGTGTTCTTAGACGGGGACACTGTAGTCGTACATAATCTTATAAACAATGTAAAGGTGAGGGGAAGAATCATCTCTGTTTTTGGCAGTACGGTGAACTATAATGTGGAAATTGAAGTTAGATCTGGCGGTGCAATAACCTTTCATGACGAGGGATCATGTTTTGCATTAAGTGATGACGCAATAATTAAACTCGAAAATGGAAAACGCTTCAAGCTGCATGACCTAAAAACGTCAAACATGGTGGGTCATGGACGGGAAATAACATATGATTATCTTGACAGCATCGGGAAAAAACCCGAAAAGAGAAGCAGATACAATTTTGGCTTTTTCAAAAAATAGTGAACCCTTGAAAATTAGCATTGGCTGTACTGGTTGGGGCTATGGTGGCTGGATTGGCTCTTTTTATCCAAAAAACATGCCTGCATCTGGCTTTCTTAGACATTATTCGTCAATTTTTGATATTACTGAGATAAATTCCACATTTTATAGAATTCCTGACAAATCCGCAACAAGAAAATGGTATTCTGAGACGCCCCCGCATTTTAGATTTACAGCCAAGTTGCCAAAAATCATAACACATGAAAATAAACTTCAAAATGCATCCGTGTATCTGGAGCAATTTTTAGAATCAATGAAGCCGCTTGGCTCTAAGATGTCCTTTGTTGTAATGCAATTGCCGCCATCATTGTCATTCGATGACGCAAAACCAAGACTTGAAGAATTAAAGTCGTTTCCCTCAAATTATGTAATTGAAGGAAGACATGAAAGCTGGTTCTCAGACGATGCTACGAAATATCTTTCTGATAATAAAACTTGTCTTGTGTGGAATGATGTACCTGGAGTAAAAAATCCGTTTCCAATAACATCTGACTTTGTATATGTAAGAATAATTGGCGATAGATCAATTCCTGAAAAAGATTTTGGCAAAATAATGAGAGATAGGACAAATGATCTAAGAGTTTGGGCAGACCGATTGAATAATGCCATAAACCAAATTTCGTTTGGAATGGTAATGACAAACAATCACTATGAGGGATTTGGACCATCTACTGCAAACAAACTGCGGGTATTGCTTGGTTTGGAAGAACTTGTATGGTCTGATAAGAAGCAAAAGACCATTGCTGATTTTTAGATGTGTTACGAACAAAAATTAACGAATGTGTGATTTTGATTTTAAATTATAACAAACGTTCAGGTTGCACATGATCACCTTTATTCACTAGATTGACTTTCTATGTTCTAGGGTAGTATCAAGTAAGAAAGCACTGATGCGCTCTAACCGGATCGGTGAGCAACGAACAACAGTTCGACAGCGTTTACTTGCAATACTATCCTTGTTAATTGTTGTTGATTTTCAATTTTACAACTGTATGGCGCTGTCTGGATACTCTGAATGATTTCTATACGTTTGTTTACTTATCTAGGTTTTAACTAAACAATTTTAAGTATTAAAAACAAAATACATTATATTTATTTGCTACGTACTGTAATAGTTGAAAAGTGCAATCATTTCTGCAAAATTAGATCCTTTCGGTGATGCAAAATGATTACTAAATACGAAGTCTATCGCATGGCAAAAATTGGTTGTGTTGCTGGACTGGTAGGTGGATTTGCACTTTTCAGCTCGTTTTTCTGGATAGATAGCGAAGTTGGTGTCCCATTTGGCACCTTCTACAAGATGGTTGGAATGGCAGTGGGATTGCATGGCTTGTACGCTATTGCCTTTGGATTCATTGCGCATATGCTTATTGCATCTCTGATAGGTGCAACATTCTGCATTTGTTCTATCATGCATAAAATGTTGCATATATCTAGTGTGCCAAAGGGAATAATTGCCGGCGCAGTAACTGGAATCGAAGTATATGCGATATTCTTCATGCCAATTACCATCTATGTAATGATGCCGATGATAGCAGACCATGCATCAGGACTTTATGCGGTAACAGAAGGTGATGTGCAAATCGCAAGGACTCTTGTTCAGACCTCTGACAAAATACTTTGGGGTTCGCTGATATTGCATGTGTTGTTTGGTGCCGTAATGGGTTTATTCAGCTCAATGATGTTATATGAGGATTACAACATGAAACAAAAAGAAAAAAAAGAGAAAAAGCCAAACTGGCAAAAGTTTGAGAGTGAGAACTGGCCATCCACATGACCAAATTCTACTCCGACCTTCCTTTTTCAATGGTGGTCAAAATTGGTACTGTTTCAGGACTGGTAGGTGGATTTGCAATTTTCCTTAGCATCTTTATGATAGATCTTGGCCTTAATGCTGGCCAAGGTGCCTTCTACAAGGTGGTTGGTTTACCTTTGGGAATAACTGGAATATCTGCAACCTTGGTAGGAATGATCTCTCACATGCTGACTGCCGCACTAGTGGGGACAGTTTTTGGAATGTGCTCTGGGCTGCATCAAAAACTACGCATAATCTCACTCGGGCGTGGCATAATTGCAGGAATAACAACTGGGGTTGTAGTGTTTTTCGCATTTTTTATACCTATTAGCAGTGTTCTGATGATTCCGACAATTCAATCAAGTAATGCTATGCTTATCGGCGACGTTGATAATCTATTGTCAAATACTAATTTCATAATGCTTGGTGCACTTGAACTTCATGTGGTGTATGGGATTGCCATGGGTGGATTTTTTGCAATTGCGATACAATACGAATCCAAAAGACAAAAAATACTAAAGGCAAGTGTGTGATGTGCTAAAAACCATTACTATTTCAATAATGATTGGGACTTTTCTTGTTGGCACCTATTATGTTCTTGCGGCATCATATTTGCCCCCAGTTCAGGAAGATAAGCTTGTATCTGCATTAGGAAAAATGAAAACCGATCTTACATATGATAAATTCATTTCAATGAGCAGAGATGAAAGAACCTCTCTGGTTGATCAGATGCCGTCTAGCACCGTTCGAATGTTATTGACAGAAGCACAGAATCATCCGAGTTATGTCTCTGAGAATACTGACGAGATAAAACTGAAATCCGGCTCGAATGATATTCGATTTACAAAACTAACACAGCTGACTGGTGTCAAGGGGTACGATGCAAGTGGAACTGCATCTATTGTTTATGCTGGAGACATGGTGTTTCTAAGACTTGAAGATTTTTCTGTCACAAGTGGAATTGACCAACACCTGTATCTGACAAAAGATGGAACAATTGCAAGTGGGATTGATTTGGGGCCAATCAAGGCATCGGTAGGAAATCAAAACTATGATGTAACTGGAATAGATGTTGATACATACAATGTCTTGATAATTTACAGTGATACATTTGATACCTATTATGCTTACACAAAGTTTTTGAAAGCAGAATGATCGCTCGTTAGGTGTACTTCCAAATGATGATTCTTACGCTTAATTTTCTGATTGTTTTTTGGTTATTCCATAAAACCGTCTGATTCTTATCACGCTGTGAGGAAAAAAAGACTGTCAGGCGATGAAGAAGAGTTAGAGACATGACAAAATATGATTGTAATTCAGTGACTCTGAGTCCTGACGTTTGTTTAGGGTCAATTGGAACCAATTTGGACATGATTTGGTAAAATGGTTTTAATTAATTGAGAAAATTCAGTTCATGAACAAAAAATTAACCATTGGAATCGTTTTGGCATTTTTGATTCCGGTAATTGTTTATGCCTCGTCACCGCTTTTTTTCGACACAACCATTGATGAGGAAATACCGTCGTCGGCCAAAATCAATACGCTACAAACACAAGATGCAGAAACCATGCAACCAATCGCACTTGCGTTGGGAATTTTCGTAGGCGTAGGTGATGGGATACACAATGCTGAGGGAACCGCCAAAGTACTGTCAATAGACGACGCTCAATTCCTGAGACTGGAGGATTTCAAGGCGACAAATGGACCTGACTTGCACGTGTATCTGGCAACCGATGAAAAAGCAACTGATTATGTAGACCTAGGCTCACTAAAGGCAAACATTGGAAACCAAAACTACCGCATTCCTGAGGGAACCGATCTGTCAAAATATGATACTGTCTTGGTGTGGTGCAAGCAGTTTTCCGTGTTGTTTGGCCATGCAAATCTTTCTTAATTTTATTTTTTTATATAGACTCAAAGAATCATAAGCGAATCGTCTATACGTAGATCTGCTTGTTAGATTGGCTTTCAATGGATGGAAAACTACTCTTATCTGCTAGAGTAGTTAGAGCGTTTTCATATGGATTTCTTAGTATCGTTTTAGCAATTTATCTAAAGTCAATTGGTTTTAATGAAATACTAATTGGCGCAATTCTCTCTGCAACTCTTGTAAACAGCGTCATCTTTACAATGTTCTCAAGCTTTTACGCAGACAGATTTGGTAGAAGAAAAATTCTGACCCTTTATGCGCTGTTGATGGCGTTTTCAGGCGTCATATTTCTCCTAACTGATAACTACATTGCATTGATAATCGCGGCATTCATTGGAACAGTAAATGTAACTGGTGCAGAAACTAGCGCATTTTTATCAATTGAACAGGCAACACTACCAAAGACCGTAAAAGACATCAAAAAGAGAAACACCGTATTTGGATTTTATAACATGGTTGGCATGCTTGCAATGTCTGCAGGCGTTTTACTATCTGGGTTTCCACAAATATTACAAACCCATCTTGGACTTTCTCAGACAGACTCATTCAAACCTCTCTTTGCCATATATGGGATTGCCGGAATTGTATCTGCCGTAATCTATTATTTCCTGTCAAAGGAAATTGAATTGCAATCAAAGCCAAATCCGTTGGCCCGTAATCGCCTGTCTCCGAAATCAAAGAAGATAATCTGGCGGCTTTCGGCACTTTTCTCCGTGGACTCTTTTGCAGGAGGGTTTGTCATACAAAGTATAGTGTCGTTCTGGTTTTTTACAAAATTCGGCGTCGCGTTAACTGATCTTGCGTTTATTTTTTCAATAGCGGGGATGCTTACTGCATTTTCATATGTTCTGGCTACGCGGCTTGCAGATAAAATAGGACTCATAAATACAATGGTCTTTACTCATATACCTGCAAATGTTCTGACCGTTTTGATTGCCTTTGCACCAACGCTTCCTTTGGCGATGGGATTTTACCTTGGACGGATGGCCCTCTCGCAGATGGATGTCCCAACTCGCCAGTCGTATATTGCATCAGTTGTAAATGAGGAGGAACGGATTGCAGCAGCTGGAATAACAAACACCTCTCGAAATATAACCCAGGCAGTCAGCCCCTCCATAGCTGGCGTAATAATACAATCCCTTTGGATTTCTGCACCGTTTGTGGTGGGTGGACTCCTAAAGATAGCATATGATAT of Candidatus Nitrosotenuis sp. DW1 contains these proteins:
- a CDS encoding MFS transporter — encoded protein: MLDWLSMDGKLLLSARVVRAFSYGFLSIVLAIYLKSIGFNEILIGAILSATLVNSVIFTMFSSFYADRFGRRKILTLYALLMAFSGVIFLLTDNYIALIIAAFIGTVNVTGAETSAFLSIEQATLPKTVKDIKKRNTVFGFYNMVGMLAMSAGVLLSGFPQILQTHLGLSQTDSFKPLFAIYGIAGIVSAVIYYFLSKEIELQSKPNPLARNRLSPKSKKIIWRLSALFSVDSFAGGFVIQSIVSFWFFTKFGVALTDLAFIFSIAGMLTAFSYVLATRLADKIGLINTMVFTHIPANVLTVLIAFAPTLPLAMGFYLGRMALSQMDVPTRQSYIASVVNEEERIAAAGITNTSRNITQAVSPSIAGVIIQSLWISAPFVVGGLLKIAYDIGLYVNFRKIKPDQEQEK
- a CDS encoding DM13 domain-containing protein; this translates as MNKKLTIGIVLAFLIPVIVYASSPLFFDTTIDEEIPSSAKINTLQTQDAETMQPIALALGIFVGVGDGIHNAEGTAKVLSIDDAQFLRLEDFKATNGPDLHVYLATDEKATDYVDLGSLKANIGNQNYRIPEGTDLSKYDTVLVWCKQFSVLFGHANLS
- a CDS encoding DM13 domain-containing protein — encoded protein: MLKTITISIMIGTFLVGTYYVLAASYLPPVQEDKLVSALGKMKTDLTYDKFISMSRDERTSLVDQMPSSTVRMLLTEAQNHPSYVSENTDEIKLKSGSNDIRFTKLTQLTGVKGYDASGTASIVYAGDMVFLRLEDFSVTSGIDQHLYLTKDGTIASGIDLGPIKASVGNQNYDVTGIDVDTYNVLIIYSDTFDTYYAYTKFLKAE
- a CDS encoding DUF72 domain-containing protein, with the translated sequence MKISIGCTGWGYGGWIGSFYPKNMPASGFLRHYSSIFDITEINSTFYRIPDKSATRKWYSETPPHFRFTAKLPKIITHENKLQNASVYLEQFLESMKPLGSKMSFVVMQLPPSLSFDDAKPRLEELKSFPSNYVIEGRHESWFSDDATKYLSDNKTCLVWNDVPGVKNPFPITSDFVYVRIIGDRSIPEKDFGKIMRDRTNDLRVWADRLNNAINQISFGMVMTNNHYEGFGPSTANKLRVLLGLEELVWSDKKQKTIADF
- a CDS encoding J domain-containing protein, with the protein product MVENNYDILGVKYGASEGEIRAAFRKLVLDHHSDRGGDEEKVKKIIQAYEDLKVGKTHPDTQDEQLKKSRVYSGDSDEERRKRNLVLSGDVAREMKIAEQWAALLNRSDQTGSKLFGSKELGEIEFERKKTGELFIKGRFWAGRFTYDGSIVMAGSITNPYFSQDDDNKTHITVKNGNFTLLDPLQNNFQIEHGAKIVAENGDIIVGNVIGIKETLQDPEGRVGLYVTKEHFTELSAPKGKIIAGTARETVFLDGDTVVVHNLINNVKVRGRIISVFGSTVNYNVEIEVRSGGAITFHDEGSCFALSDDAIIKLENGKRFKLHDLKTSNMVGHGREITYDYLDSIGKKPEKRSRYNFGFFKK